Part of the Paenarthrobacter sp. JL.01a genome is shown below.
TGAAAAACGAACGGGAGGCTTGGCCAGCGCCAGCCTCCCGTTCAAATGTGCGAAGTATCCTTCGGCTAAAGCGCGACGACGGCGCCGGTTTCGGCCGACTTGAGCACGGCCTCAGCGACGCGGAGGGTCTCAAGCCCTTCGGCCATTGTGACAATGTTCATGGACTTGCCGAGGACCGCATCGCGGAAGGCCTCGTGTTCCATCTTCAACGGTTCGCGCTTGGCCAGAGCAAAGCGGGTCGAAGAACCTTCGGAGACGCCACGGAAGGCCGCGATGGAGTCCCAGTCCGTCTGGAAAGTGCCGTTCTCGACAAACGTCAGGTCCGCCGAAATCGTGTCTGCAATGAACGCACCGCGCTCGCCCAGAACAACAGTGGTGCGTTCCTTCATGGGAGAGAGCCAGTTGACGATGTGGTTGGTAACGACCCCATCCTTGAGGTGCCCGATGGCTGTGACCATGTCTTCGTGTTCGCGCCCGCTGCGGGAAGTGGTGTGCGCCACCACGTTGACGAAGTTGCTTTGAGCCAACCATGCCGTGAGGTCGATGTCGTGGGTCGCGAGGTCCTTGACCACACCAACATCGGCGATCCGCGAGGGGAAGGGACCCTGGCGGCGGGTGGAGATCTGGTAAACCTCGCCGAGATCGCCATTGCCAAGGCGGTCGCGGAGGCTCTGCAGGGACGGGTTGAAGCGTTCAATATGTCCCACGGCACCGATCAAGCCCTTGGCATCGAAAGCCTCGGCGATGCGACGGCCCGACACCGAGTCATTGGCGATGGGCTTTTCCACCAGGCAGTGCACTCCGGCTTCGGCAAGCTGCAAGGCAACTTCCTCGTGCAGGATTGTCGGCACGGCTGCGACAGCCATATCGATGCCCTTCCCGATGAGCTGCTCAACGGAGCTGCAGACCTCCAAGCCACTGGCTACGTTGTGTGGGTCCCCAAAGGAATCAGCAACGGCAACAAGGTCGACACCGTCAAGCTCGCGGATAACGCGTGCGTGGTGTCGTCCCATCATGCCGAGTCCGATGAGGCCAGCGCGCAGATTAGCCACTAGCTACCTGCCTTTGCCACAGCGTTGACAGCCGCAACGATCCTGTCCAGGTCATCCTGGCTCAACGACGGGTGCACAGGAAGGGACAGCACGGTGGATGCTGCTTCTTCGGTGACCGGCAGGTCATCAGAGGTCTGGAACGGGGCGAGACGGTGGTTCGGGATCGGGTAGTACACGCCGCAGCCCACGTTGTACTCCTCGCGCAGAGCCTTGGCGAAACCATCACGGTCCTCGGCGATGCGGATGGTGTACTGGTGGTAGACGTGCTCGTAGCCCTCTACAACCTTCGGGGTAACGACACCTTCGATGTTGGCATCGAAGAACGCCGCGTTTTCCTGACGGGTCTTCGTCCAGCCCTCGACCTTGGTCAACTGAACGCGGCCAATCGCTGCGTGGATGTTGGTCATGCGGGCGTTGAAGCCAACCAGCTCGTTTTCGTACTGGCGTTCCATGCCCTGGTTCCGCAGCAACCGAAGCCGCCGTTCGACGTCGGCCAAACCGGTGCTGACCATGCCGCCTTCGCCGGAAGTCATGTTCTTGGTGGGGTACAGGCTGAACATTGCAAAGTCGCCGAAGGTACCCACCTTGCGGCCGTTGACTGCGGCACCGTGGGCTTGGGCAGCGTCTTCAAAGACTTTTACGCCGTGCTTGGCAGCGACTGCACCGATTCCGTCCACATCAAAGGGGTGGCCGTAGAGGTGAACCGGCATGATGGCAGCCGTCCGGTCAGTGATTTTCGACTCGACCGAAGCTGGATCCAGCGTGTAGTGGTTGATGTCCACATCGGCGAAGACAGGGGTTGCGCCCGTCAATGCCACGGAGTTGGCTGTAGCGGCAAAGGTGAATGACGGAACAATGACTTCGTCGCCGGGACCAATGCCTGCGGCAAGGAGCCCGAGGTGCAAGCCGGACGTTCCTGAGTTGACTGCCACGGCCGCCCGGCCGTCAAGGAGGACCTGCGAGAATTCCTGTTCAAAGGACGCAACCTCCGAACCCTGTGCAAGTTGGCCGGAGGCCAGAACAGCCTCTACTGCCTTGCGCTCATCATCACCGATGATGGGCTTGGCGGGGGGAATGAATTCGGGGCTCATGCCTCTACCTCTCGAAGGGTCTCGTTCTGTTCAACATATGTGGCGCCGGTTTCCGGGCATACCCAGTTATCGCCGCTGCGCTGCAGCGGGAAACCGGCCTTGCCGACCCAACCATGGCGCTTGGCCGGCACTCCGACCATCAAAGCAAAATCCGGAACGTCCTTGGCCACAACGGCGCCCGCTGCCACGGTGGCCCAGCGGCCAATAGTGACGGGAGCAACGCATACAGCGCGGGCTCCAATGGAGGCGCCTTCACGGATGGTGACGCCCACTGGCTCCCAGTCATGGGCACTCTTCAACGTTCCGTCCGGGGCAACCGCCCGGGGGTAGGTGTCGTTCGTCAGGACTACGGCGGGGCCAATGAAGACCCCGGCCTCCAGTTCCGCGGGCTCGTAGACAAGTGCATAGTTCTGGACTTTGCAGTTGTCCCCCATCTTGACTCCGGAGCCGATGTAGGCCCCGCGTCCAACGATGCAATTGACGCCTAGTTCGGCCTGCTCGCGGACTTGGGCCAGATGCCAGATCTTTGATCCATCACCAATTACCGCCTCGTCTGAAACATCGGCGCTCTCAGCAACCACTATCACCGGTGAAGGTCCTTCCTCATTGAGCACACGCGACAACGAGTTTCATCTTAGCCGAGACACAAAGCCGCGGCGTCAAGGGCCGGATCTGCCATGGCGGTGCCGAAGTTGTCCACATAGAGCCCAAACGAGGCTGCCGTCCGCTTTGGTCGTCCCTAACGATGGTGGTGGAAAGGGAAGACAAAGCATGAGATTTGAGTGCACACTGGTTCGCGGTCCCGGTGCCGCCGCGTCCGCAGGACCGGAGGAACTATCCATCGCCGTGGCGCCCGGGACGTCTGGGTCCCACCTGGCTTATCTGCTCAAGGCAGCCCGCGATACCGGCCCGCTCAGAGTTGGCATGGAGGATCTTGCGAAGCTCACTGTCGGGCTGCCGCCCCTGGTGTCAGGAGCTGTTTTGGTGGACGGTTTGATCCCGCCGCCACAGACCCCCGACCCACCGTTGCCACTGATGTTGTTGGTCCATACCGGCCCGGGTGCAGGATCCGTCTTCCGGATTGCGCGGGGGCAGCACGGTATCGGCAGGGCTGCTGCAGACATTTCAATAGCGGATCCAACAATGTCGAGGCACCACGCAGTGCTGGAGGTGTCGGGGAAACAACTTGAGATAGCTGCCGTCTCAGCATCGAATCCGGTTTATGTTGACGGACGCCCCACCCGCCGCTTGTTGGTCAACTCCCGTTCCTCAATCGTTTGTGGTCGAACATCGTTCAGCCTCTCCTCTGACAGCACCAACTTTCCCGTACTCGCAACGGATGCGGGCCGTTCGGTGAAAGACCCTGTTGAGGTACCCGGCACAAGAACCCACGGGGATCGTGCAACCATTGCCCTGGCGGCCGGCCTGCCCTTGATTGCAGGCGTAGGCCTCGCAGCGGCCACCGGCATGTGGATGTATCTGGCCTTTACTTCCCTATCGGCGCTCGGTGTACTTCTCCCGTTGATGCGGGGCAGGCAGGGCAGGCAGCATTACCGGCGGGCCCTTGATCGTGCGGTCGAGGACGATGCCGGCAGGCGTCGCCGGCGTGCCCCTTCCGCCGCTGAGATCATGCTCGCCGCCTTCGCCAAGGATCCCGCTGCCCACGAATTCGAAACGGGTGGGGCTCATCCAACTCCGCAGCCTGATTCCAAAGGTGAACCACGACTGGAGAACCACGCGGTCTGGTTACGACTGGGCACCACCGAATCTTCGGCGAATATCCGCGTGGTTCCGGAGGATCCCCACTTCACTCCGCCGCGGCTCGGCCCGTGCCCCGTGACGCTGGATCCGGAGCATCGGAGCGTTGCGATTCTCGGAGACGAGGGGCACGTGGAAGGCCTGCTTCGATTCATGCTCATGCAGCTCGCCGGTTTTCCGGCTTCAGCCGACGCTCCGGTCATCATCCTGGGACCAACCGGCAGGCTCCCGCTGAGCGCCCGGTTCCTTCCCCAGGTGACGCTCGCTTCAAACACAACAGCTGCCCTGGCCACCTTGAACACACTCAGGCATAACCCCCATGGGCGGCTCGTGGTGATGGGAAGCCCTGCCTTCGACGACGATGAGGCCGTACGGAAAACTGTGCAAACCGCCCACCGCGTCCACTGGCAAGTACTGCATTGCCAGGGCGCAACTGGAGCATCAGCGGGCACCATCACCATCGAGCCCTCCGGAACAGCTGCATCCTTCGAGTCCGACGGCGAGCGCCTGGACTTCGTGCCCGACCTCGTCCCAGCCGATGTTTTCGACCTCTTCTGCCGTACCGTCGCCGCAGCAGCCAGCACGGCGGAGCGCCGCCGCGAAGGCGAGCTTCCGCGTAGTTCTTCCTTGGCCGCGCTACTGCCGTACGGACACCGCCGGGTCCTTAACAGATGGCGCTCCGCCTCCTGGAAGGACGGCGTGACAGCCGTGCTGGGAGAAGGCCACGATGGACCGCTCACCTTTAACTTCAAGCGCGACGGTCCCCACCTCCTGGTTGCGGGTACCACCGGTTCAGGAAAGTCGGAACTCCTCAGGACACTCGTTGCGTCCATAGCCCTGAGTGTCCCGCCTGAACAGGCGACGTTTCTGTTCCTGGATTTCAAGGGCGGTTCCGGTCTGGGTCCCTTGGCCTCGCTGCCGCATTGCCTGGGCTTGCTGACCGATCTCAGCCGGCAGAACATTGATCGCGCACTGGAGTCGTTGCGGGGAGAAGTCAAGTACCGGGAGGGGCTCTTCGCTGTCCAGGGGGCAGCCGACCTGGCTGACTACCAGAAATCGGTTGGTACCGAAGGCGTCGGACTGGCGCACCTGTTTCTGGTGATTGACGAGTTCCGCATTCTTGTCGATGAGGCACCGGCGGCCCTTCGCGAGCTCATGCGCATCGCCACCATAGGTCGTTCGTTGGGAATTCATCTGGTGATGGCAACGCAAAGACCACAGGGCGCGCTGACCGCCGACATCCGGGCCAACGTCACCTCCAGCATCGCCCTTCGCGTCCAGTCGGACATGGAATCCGTGGACATCATCAATTCCAAGGATGCTGCGTCCATAGGCGTTGATGTCCCGGGCCGGGCCTTCCTTGCTACGGCCGCCAAGGAGCCTCAGGAGTTCCAGACAGCGTCTTTGAGTTACCTGTATCCGGACACCGCACCTTCAGGCTCTGCAGAATTGGCAGCCAGCATTGTTGACCCCCTTCGACCAGTGGTTCAGTCCGCTGCTCAAGCACTCGGTGAATCCCCCGCTACCGTTACCCCGGGTGCTTTGCGTGGGGTACCCCGAATGGAGAAAGTTGATAACCACACGGAGACGGGCGTCGAACGGCTCGTGTCTGTCATAGGTGAAGCCTGGGGTTACCTCGGCAAGCCCTCTCCCCGGAGCCCCATCGCCGCCCCGCTGCCGCAGCGCATCCCTTGGGAAGACAGGCTTGCGTTCGTGGAGGAACCGCCGGGGATGCCCGATAGCGTTGCAGAGCCGTGGCGGGTGGGACCCATTGCGCTCCTCGACAAACCCACCCTGCAGCGCGTGGACTGCTTGTACTGGTTGCCCGCCACGCACGGACATCTCGCAATGGTCGGCGGCCCCTCCAGCGGCATGACCCATAGTTTCCGGGCTGTAGCCGCCATGCTGGCAACCCAGGCACCCCAACCCCACCTGTACATACTGGACGCAAACCGGCTGCTGTGCGACGTGGAAGCTGGTCCAGAAATCGGTGCTTACGCAGGCTTGGACCAACTTGGCTTCGCGGCCCGGATCCTGTCGCGGTTGGCAGCTGAGATGGAGACGAGGCGCGCAGCCCCGGATCTGCCTGATGACCGTTCGCCGCTTGTGGTGATTGTCGCCGGCTGGTGTTCATGGATGTCGGCGCTGCGAGGCGGCTCCTATGAGTGGGCGGAGGGCATGCTCCACGACATCGCCAGGGACGGAGGCCCCTTGGGTATCACGTTGTTGATCTCAGGTGAACGGGAACTGGTCAGCTCGCGCTTGTTCGCGGCAATACCAAACCGCGCATACTTCCCCCTGGGCACCACTGAGGAGTCGCGTTTCCACTGGCCTCGTTTGCCTGAAATGGAAGCCGTCCCGGGGCGCGCTTTCGTTTCGGGAAACATTGTCGAATCCCGGCCGGCGACGGCGCAGTTCAGAGAGGCACCTGCGGCCGGTACGTGGCCGTTCGGGAAGCGCACTGCAGCTGAACCGCCGTTTCGTTTACGTCCGCTCCCCCTGTTGCTGACACATGAAGATTTCCTGAGCCGCAAAGACGCATCCCCACCTTCCGGATATGCCCCAGTGCCGACGCTCCAGGGCGCTGGCGGTGACAGCTACGTCGGCGGTGCACCCAGCGCGGCGACGGAACGCGGCGGTGCATCATCTGACGGTGCGCCCCACGAAAAATTGCAGCTCGATCCCCACACCCCGGAGCCACTGTGGATCGGCGTTGCCGGGGACGACGCTTCGCCGGCGGCGTTCCCCCTGAAGACAAGAGGCGTCAGCATCGTCCTCGGCAGTCCAAGATCAGGCAAGACCACCGTTCTCCGATCGCTGGTGAGCTTGAACCCGGAGATCCCTTGGCTTTTCCCTCCGGACGGGTCAGCTGCGGGAGCCTTCTGGGCTTCAAAGGCGTCGGCGGCGGCCGACGGAAACCTCAACCCGCAAAGTGTCTTGTTGGTGGACGACGTCGACTCCCTGGACGCCACGGGCCGACGGGCTCTGGACACCTTGGCCGACCAGGTCGCCGGCATCATCTTGACGGCCACTCCCGGTCCAGCCCTGCACCACCTTCCCTTGGTCAAAGAAGTGCAGGCGTCAGGAATGGGTTTGCTGCTGGCGCACGGAAGCCCTCTTGATGGGGAGCTGCTGGGCGTACGGCTCCCCGCTGACCCCGGCCGCCGTCCGGGCAGGGGCTTCATCATTGACCGAGGAGAAGCAATTCCCTTTCAAGGGGTACTTTCCGCCGGATTTCCGACCCCAGAGTGACAGCAACTGCTGCGTCACGGGAGCAGCTGGGTCACAGGGCGCCGGTGCTGCCACCCGCCCGCGAAGCAAAGGAGATGACATCGCGCTGGAAGAGGAAGATGATCGCGGCCAGTGCCGGAACAATCATGGCCAACCCAGGGAGTACAAGGCCACCTGTCATCGTGGGGAAGCCAATGGTGAGGACGAACAGTTGGGCGACCAAGGCAGCCGCGCGCGTCCATCGGAAGCCCCGGAACAGGAAATGCCCTACCGCGAACAGCCAGGCCGAGAAAGCCAGGAGCAGGACCAAGGTAAAGACGGCTCCCCAAAAAGTCAGTACGGGAGCACCTGTAAGGAGTTCAAAACCGTACCAAGCGGCAGCAGCGAGCAAGGCTGTGGCTTCGAGGGCAACGACGATGGAAATAATGACTATCCCGCGAGGTCGCGACGTCCCGACGTTGCCCGGACCTGGGCAGTCGGAATCGTCATTTCCATCAGGGCCGGAGTGTGGCTGGGCAGGGTTTACAGGAGGTCTTGACACACTGGCACACTACCGGACATAGTCATCTAGCAGTGAGGGCACTGGCGGCTGATGTGATGCATCGCTCACGGATTCCGAGCATTTCGACCACTAACACCCCTTGTTTACAAGGCGTTAACATGAAACGCTTGACTCAGACGACCAAGGGGGCCCATGCGGGCCCCTTTCCTTTGGAGCCTCTCGTGAATGTTTTCACAAAAGGCCTTTCTAGTTCTCACGAATGGAGTGACTGATCAGCATGGATTGGCGTAATCGCGCAGCCTGCCTCGACAAGGACCCGGAGCTCTTCTTCCCAGTCGGCAACACGGGACCCGCACTTCTCCAGATCGAGGAAGCCAAGAGCGTTTGCCGCCGCTGCCCCGTCGTGGACACTTGCCTGCAGTGGGCATTGGAGTCCGGGCAGGATGCAGGCGTCTGGGGCGGAATGAGTGAAGACGAACGGCGCGCCCTCAAGCGTCGCGCAGCACGCGCACGTCGCGCCTCCTAAGAAGCAGCAGCGAAAGAGGCCGCGGACCATCAGGTCCGCGGCCTCTGCTTTTTAACTCCGGCAGTGCAGGCGGGCTAGGCGCGTGCGAGATTCAGTACGATCTGCACGGCTGTCCCGCCGCCCTCCCGAGGGCTCCACTGAATGGTTCCTCCGAGTTCGCTGGTGACCAAAGTGCGGACAATCTGCAAGCCCAACCCTTCGGTGTATTGTCCGTCAGGCAGCCCGACGCCGTCGTCGGCGATCGTTACTGTCAGGAATTCGTCCTTGCCGTCTCCCTCAGCGCGGTCCGCCACAAGCCACACTGTACCTGTGCGGCCCTCAAGTCCGTGCTCAACGGCGTTGGTAACGAGTTCATTGATGACCAAGGCCAACGGGGTGGCAAAATCACTGGGCAATTCCCCGAATAGACCTGAACGTTCAGTTCTGACCTGTTGGGATGGTGATGCCACCTCCGCCGAAAGCCGGAATTGGCGCCCGATCAACTCGTCGAAATCGACACTCTGCGTCAGGCCCTGGGACAGGGTCTCATGCACCAGTGCAATGGTTGCCACACGCCGCATCGCTTGTTCGAGGCCCTGCTTTGCCTCATCGCTGACCATTCGCCGTGACTGCATACGCAGGAGGGCGGCCACCGTTTGCAGGTTGTTCTTGACCCGGTGGTGGATCTCGCGGATCGTGGCGTCCTTTGTGACAAGTTCCATCTCCCGACGCCTGAGTTCGGAGACGTCGCGGCACAGCACCAAGGCGCCGAACCGATGTTGTTCATCGCGCAAAGGGATGGCACGCAGGGACAGGCTGACGCCCCTCGATTCGATCTCGCTTCGCCAGGGCATGCGACCGGTCACTACCAGGGGCAGTGTCTCATCCACCATCCGGCGGTCCTTCAGCAGACCTGCGGTGACCTCCGCCAGCGACCTGCCTTCCAGGGACTCAACTTCGCCGAGCCTGCGGAACGCGGAGACCCCGTTCGGGCTTGCGTATTGGACGATGCCGTCTGCATCGAGCCGGATCAGTCCGTCGCCGACACGGGGCGCGCCCCGACGCGAGCCGGTCGGGGAAGCAAAGTCCGGCCAGAGCCCGAGGGTCCCCATGCGCAGGAGATCGTAGGCACACTGCCGATAAGTCAGTTCCAGCCTCGAGGGCATGCGGGAACTGGAGAGGTCCATGTGTGAGGTCACGACGGCGAGAGTTCTTCCGTTGCGCACCATGGGCACTGCTTCAACCCGCAGAGCCATCTCGCTGCTCCAACTGGTTTCGCTGGAGCGTTCGATGGCCCTGCTGTTCCAGGCCTTCTCCACCAATGGACGAAGGTCCGAGCGAATGCCCTCGCCCACGAAGTCCGCGTGGAACACCGTATGCGATGTCGACGGACGGACGTGGGCGAGGGCTATGTAGCCAAACTCGGGGTGCGGAAACCAAAGAGCCAGGTCCGCGAAAGCCAGATCAGCGACCATTTGCCAGTCGCCAACCAGGAGGTGCAGCCATTCGGCATCTCCAGGCCCGAAATCAGCGTGTTCCCTGATGGGGTCTGTAAAGATTGCCACTGCACCTCCATTTGCGACGCGGAGAACTTCCTAGCGTCGGACGATTGACCTCAAGAGCCTTAATGCTACCGACAGTGAGGCCATGTCGTCGGCCTCGAGTGCATTGACCTCATCGAACATGGTCTTCGCCCTGCCCAGTTGCTCGGCGTTCAGCTCCTCCCAGTCCTTCAACCGGTCTTCCGCGGATGCGTTGGACTCCGTTGCTTCAAGGACCGAAGTAGTCATGTCGGCAACTGTTGAGTACAGGTCATCCCGAAGGGCTGCGCGGGCCAGCGCCTGCCAGCGGTCATCGCGCGGCAGGGAACTGATGCGCTCCAGCAGCGAATCCACGTGGAAGCGGTTGAACACCGTGTAGTACACGTGGGCCACGTTCTCAACGCTCTCCTTGCCTGTCTGGGCAATCCGCGCGATGTCCAGAAGGGCATAGCTTTCGAAGAGCTCGGCCCACCTGCGGGCAAGGTGTTCGGGAAGGTCCCATCCCAGCGCCTTGTCGAGCCAGCCGCTGATTCGGACCTTGTCTTCTCCACGCAGGTAGTCCAAAAGCTTGGCGCGCAAGGGCGCCATCATTGGCTTGAACGCATCCACGACGCTGGCGATGGGCTGGGAGGCAATTCCTTGCCCCAGTACCCAACGCACGGCCCGGTCAAGCAGTCGCCTGATGTCCAGGTGGATTTCGCTCCAGTGTTCGGTCGGGAAGGAGGCCGGCATCGCGTTCAGCTCCGCCACCATGGGGTCGAGGTCGTAGATTTCGCGCAAAGCTACGAATGCCTTCGCTACCGCGACCTCGTTGGCCGAGGTTTCCTCAATGGCCCTGAACGCGAACGTGATGCCACCGAGGTTGATGATGTCGTTGGCCACCACGGTTGCGATGATCTCGCGCCGCAGCGGGTGGGTATCCAAATCGGCGTCGAACTTCTCGCGCAACTGCTTCGGGAAGTAGTTGCGGATCGTGTCCGAGAACCAGGGATCATCAGCCAGGTTGCTGTCGCGCAGCGCAGTACTGAGCTCAATTTTCGCGTAGGCCGAAAGGACGGCCAGTTCCGGCGACGTCAGGCCTTGACCTTGTTCCAGGCGGGCACGAAGGGTGTCGGTGGTCGGCAAGGCTTCAAGGTCACGCTTGAGGTCGGCGGACTTCTCCAGCCAGTCCATGAGCCGCTCGTAGCTGGGGCTCCACTCGGCAACCCGTGTGCGGTCGTTGAGCAGCAGGATGTTCTGGTCGATGTTGTCCTGGAGCACCAGGCGGCCTACTTCGTCGGTCATGTCGGCGAGGAAGGCAGCCCGCTCAGTCTCCTGGAGCTTGCCTGCCGCCACCATCCGGTCCACGAAGATCTTGATATTGACCTCATGGTCCGAGCAATCCACACCCGCGGAGTTGTCAATGGCGTCGGTGTTGAGGATGACGCCCTGCAAGGCGGCCTCGATACGTCCCCGCTGGGTCAAACCAAGGTTTCCGCCTTCCCCTACAACCTTGACCCGCAAGTCACGCCCGTCAACACGGATGGCGTCGTTGGCCTTGTCCCCCACAGCTGCATGGGTTTCCGTGCTGGCCTTGACGTAGGTGCCGATGCCGCCGTTGTAAAGGAGGTCCGCCGGTGCCAGCAGGATCGCCCGCAGCAGTTCCGGTGGGCTGAGTTGTGTCGTGCCGTCGGGCAGGCCCAGGGACTTCCGCACCTGTTCCGAAACCGGGATGGTCTTGGCCTGGCGGGCATAAACTCCGCCGCCCTCGCTGATGAGCGAACGGTCGTAGTCGTCCCAGGAGGAGCGGGGCAGCTCAAAGAGACGCTGCCGCTCAGCAAAGGACACTGCAGCATCGGGTGTCGGATCGAGGAAGATGTGGCGGTGGTCGAAGGCCGCCACCAAGCGGATGTGCCGTGAGAGCAGCATTCCGTTCCCGAAGACGTCCCCTGACATGTCGCCCACGCCCACGACGGTGAACTCTTCGGTCTGGGTGTCCAGGTCGAGCTCGCTGAAGTGACGCTTGACCGACTCCCAGGCGCCGCGGGCCGTGATGCCCATCGCCTTGTGGTCGTAGCCTACTGAACCACCGGAAGCGAAGGCGTCGCCCAGCCAGAAGCCGTACTCGGCTGCGAGCCCGTTGGCCGTGTCCGAGAAGGTAGCGGTGCCCTTATCGGCCGCCACCACAAGGTAGGAATCGTCGCCGTCGTGCCGAACGACGTCCGACGGCGGGACGAGCCTTTCGCCGTCGCCCGACGTCACGAGGTTGTCGGTGATGTCCAGCAGGCCCCGGATGAACGTCTTGTAACTTTCGATGCCTTCTGCCATCCATGCGGCGCGGTCCACGGCGGGGTTGGGCAGTTTCTTGGCGAAGAACCCGCCTTTGGCACCTGTCGGAACAATGACTGCATTCTTGACTGTCTGGGCCTTGACCAGCCCGAGAATCTCGGTCCGGAAATCCTCACGGCGGTCCGACCAGCGAAGACCGCCACGGGCCACCTTGCCGAAGCGAAGGTGGACGCCTTCAACGCGTGGCGAGTAGACCCAGATTTCGAACATCGGGCGCGGGAACGGCAGCCCCTCTATGGAGGTCGGGTCCAGCTTGAAGCTGAGGTACTCCTTGTTCTGGAAGTAGTTGGTCCGCAGGGTGGATTCAATGAGGTTGATGAAGGTGCGCAGGACACGGTCCGCGTCCAAAGTGGCAACCTGCTCTACAGCCTCAGCCAAGGAGGCCCGTGCTGCATCCTGGCGTTCATCGCGTACATCGTCCGGCACGGATGGGTCGAACCGTGCCGAGAAGAGGTCAATGAGCCCACGTGCCACATCCGGGTTGCCCAGGAGGGTATCGGCAATGAAGCCGAAGGAATTCGTGTTTCCCATCTGGCGCATGTACTTGGCGTAAGCCCGGAGCATGACTACCTGGCGCCAGTGCATGCCTTCACGCAGCACCAAGCGGTCGAAGTTGTCCGACTCCACGGCGCCGGTTACCGCAGCGCCGAAGGAATCGGCCAAGAGGCTTCCGGTGGCAAGGGGATCGACTCCCGCGGGGTACTTCAGCCCGAGGTCGTAGAGGAAGAAGTCGCGGTGATCGGCGGTTTCGATCTCGAACGGCCGCTCGTCCAGCACTTCCAGG
Proteins encoded:
- a CDS encoding NAD-glutamate dehydrogenase, whose amino-acid sequence is MSSGSSVEDRSDAAVVREGFFGDYYEHLAEEDAGAYSPELLISRATKHKAVAQSRRPGNAVVEIGSESDRNVVYIVTDDMPFLVDSVNAELVRQNCAIRMVMHPLFVVTRDRVTGEMSSVSRVPSTVGISSGDTAALPSIAHLLGDGDNASHMESWIAVEIDRVSDETREQLIEGLHRVLGDVRAAVEDWPKMRSKALELAEALGGVSHPEQIAELRQAQDLLRWLDNGNFTFLGYREYDLVNEDGEDVLQLREDSGLGLLRAGEGNRQVQHLTDAGRKKAREKRALVITKANSRSTVHRPAYLDYIGVKSFDAQGNVNGERRFIGLFATSAYTGSVRSIPIVRDKVDAVLRNAGFPIDSHSGKDLLGILETYPRDELFQIEVPDLAATAMGIQRLQERRRTKLFLRPDIYGRFMSAVVYLPRDRYTTSVRLRIEQELRETFQAETIDYEARITESALARVFFRIRLPRTAELAEVNAQELEHRLMRASRSWSEGITEVLREHHPAETADALSALWAEAFPAGYRVDYEVEDALQDIERFEKYGAQAERTGEPIRNVRPGVHVYLPEGAGEALEEDARVKLYLMEPKSLSQILPYFHNLGLEVLDERPFEIETADHRDFFLYDLGLKYPAGVDPLATGSLLADSFGAAVTGAVESDNFDRLVLREGMHWRQVVMLRAYAKYMRQMGNTNSFGFIADTLLGNPDVARGLIDLFSARFDPSVPDDVRDERQDAARASLAEAVEQVATLDADRVLRTFINLIESTLRTNYFQNKEYLSFKLDPTSIEGLPFPRPMFEIWVYSPRVEGVHLRFGKVARGGLRWSDRREDFRTEILGLVKAQTVKNAVIVPTGAKGGFFAKKLPNPAVDRAAWMAEGIESYKTFIRGLLDITDNLVTSGDGERLVPPSDVVRHDGDDSYLVVAADKGTATFSDTANGLAAEYGFWLGDAFASGGSVGYDHKAMGITARGAWESVKRHFSELDLDTQTEEFTVVGVGDMSGDVFGNGMLLSRHIRLVAAFDHRHIFLDPTPDAAVSFAERQRLFELPRSSWDDYDRSLISEGGGVYARQAKTIPVSEQVRKSLGLPDGTTQLSPPELLRAILLAPADLLYNGGIGTYVKASTETHAAVGDKANDAIRVDGRDLRVKVVGEGGNLGLTQRGRIEAALQGVILNTDAIDNSAGVDCSDHEVNIKIFVDRMVAAGKLQETERAAFLADMTDEVGRLVLQDNIDQNILLLNDRTRVAEWSPSYERLMDWLEKSADLKRDLEALPTTDTLRARLEQGQGLTSPELAVLSAYAKIELSTALRDSNLADDPWFSDTIRNYFPKQLREKFDADLDTHPLRREIIATVVANDIINLGGITFAFRAIEETSANEVAVAKAFVALREIYDLDPMVAELNAMPASFPTEHWSEIHLDIRRLLDRAVRWVLGQGIASQPIASVVDAFKPMMAPLRAKLLDYLRGEDKVRISGWLDKALGWDLPEHLARRWAELFESYALLDIARIAQTGKESVENVAHVYYTVFNRFHVDSLLERISSLPRDDRWQALARAALRDDLYSTVADMTTSVLEATESNASAEDRLKDWEELNAEQLGRAKTMFDEVNALEADDMASLSVALRLLRSIVRR